In one Corythoichthys intestinalis isolate RoL2023-P3 chromosome 16, ASM3026506v1, whole genome shotgun sequence genomic region, the following are encoded:
- the dnase1 gene encoding deoxyribonuclease-1 — translation MNQVYNLVLILTLAHLSSSLLLGAFNIKSFGDKKASNTTLMELISKIVHRYDIILIQEVRDKDLSATKKLMQHVNKGTPQFRYKHIVSEPLGRSSYKERYLFLYREETVSVAKSYTYDDGCEPCGTDTFMREPFVVMFSSNGTVVRNFVLIPQHTSPDYALHEVDELYDVVIDVRARWNTNDIILLGDFNTDCSYVTGSEWMQIRLFTDKSFHWLIRNEADTTVSHTDCAYDRIVVTDDMIKGVSDQSAKVYDFMVDLNLSFSLAMAVSDHFPVEVKLIV, via the exons ATGAACCAGGTGTACAATTTGGTCCTCATTTTGACCCTGGCACATCTATCGTCATCTTTGCTGTTGGgagccttcaacataaagtcttTTGGTGACAAGAAAGCCTCCAACACAACCTTGATGGAGCTCATCAGTAAG ATTGTCCACCGCTATGACATCATTTTGATCCAGGAGGTCCGAGACAAGGACCTCTCAGCCACCAAGAAACTCATGCAGCATGTCAACAA aGGTACTCCACAATTTAGGTACAAGCATATCGTCAGTGAACCCTTGGGTCGTAGTTCCTACAAGGAACGATATCTTTTCCTATACAG GGAGGAGACAGTTTCAGTGGCCAAAAGCTATACTTATGATGACGGTTGTGAGCCCTGTGGGACAGATACTTTCATGAGAGAGCCCTTTGTTGTCATGTTCTCCTCCAATGGCACTG TTGTTAGGAACTTTGTTCTGATCCCACAACACACTTCGCCAGACTATGCCTTGCATGAAGTAGACGAACTGTATGACGTGGTGATTGATGTCCGGGCAAGATGGAACACTAAC GACATCATTCTTCTGGGGGACTTCAATACCGATTGCAGTTATGTCACAGGCTCAGAGTGGATGCAGATCCGCCTCTTTACAGACAAGAGTTTCCATTGGTTGATCCGAAATGAGGCCGACACCACAGTGTCACACACTGACTGTGCTTATGACAG GATTGTGGTGACTGATGACATGATAAAGGGGGTCTCAGACCAGAGTGCTAAGGTTTATGACTTCATGGTGGATCTGAATCTCAGCTTCAGTTTG GCAATGGCTGTCAGTGACCATTTTCCTGTCGAGGTGAAGCTTATTGTTTGA